Proteins from one Podospora pseudocomata strain CBS 415.72m chromosome 4, whole genome shotgun sequence genomic window:
- a CDS encoding hypothetical protein (EggNog:ENOG503PSDN; COG:S; antiSMASH:Cluster_6), with product MRFGLSTAYALALVTGAWAAPSTVTARQNSPFNTAAITDFAEPWALAFLPDNRILVTEKRGQLRLVDPNTKAKGTITGVPSVRYGGQGGFGDVALHPRFSENNLVYISYAEAGTGGSGAAVARARLVLNTSGGGALQNVEVIWRQSQKVNGDGHFAHRILFDSNSTLWISSGERQQFDPAQSMTSNLGKIIRLNDDGTVAAGNPFTGTVGSQVWALGVRNPLGIDFDEQGRLWEVEMGPMGGDELNLIERGGNYGWPIVSQGNHYDGRPIPNHNTRPEFIAPKAFWNPVISPSSVIIYKGDLFRNWRGNAIISALGAQGLVRVEITGNTAREAQRISLGRRIRCVRQGSDGALWVLEDGAGGRLLKLTPR from the coding sequence ATGAGATTCGGACTTTCTACCGCCTACGCCCTGGCGTTGGTAACCGGTGCTTGGGCAGCACCATCGACCGTGACAGCTCGTCAGAACTCCCCATTCAACACGGCAGCGATCACCGACTTTGCCGAACCATGGGCTCTTGCTTTCCTGCCCGATAACCGCATCCTCGTAACCGAGAAGAGGGGCCAGCTGCGTCTTGTTGATCcaaacaccaaggccaagggcaCCATCACCGGTGTGCCTTCAGTCCGCTACGGAGGCCAGGGTGGATTCGGAGACGTCGCCCTGCACCCCCGCTTCTCTGAGAACAACCTGGTATACATCAGCTATGCCGAAGCCGGCACCGGAGGGTCTGGCGCTGCGGTTGCGCGGGCCAGGCTGGTGCTCAAcaccagcggcggcggcgctctGCAAAACGTCGAGGTCATCTGGCGCCAGTCGCAAAAGGTCAACGGCGACGGTCACTTCGCCCACCGCATCCTCTTCGACTCCAACTCTACCCTCTGGATCTCATCCGGCGAGAGGCAGCAGTTTGACCCTGCTCAGTCCATGACTTCCAACCTAGGCAAGATCATCCGCTTGAACGACGACGGAACGGTCGCGGCCGGCAACCCGTTCACTGGCACAGTCGGTAGCCAAGTCTGGGCACTGGGTGTCCGCAACCCCCTGGGCATCGACTTCGACGAGCAGGGCCGTCtttgggaggttgagatgggaCCGATGGGCGGTGATGAGCTCAACCTGATTGAGAGAGGCGGCAACTATGGGTGGCCGATTGTGTCCCAGGGCAACCACTACGACGGCCGGCCTATCCCGAACCACAATACACGCCCCGAGTTCATTGCGCCCAAAGCCTTCTGGAACCCCGTCATCTCCCCATCCAGCGTGATTATCTACAAGGGTGACCTGTTCCGCAACTGGAGGGGCAATGCCATCATCAGTGCCCTCGGAGCTCAGGGCTTGGTGCGCGTGGAGATTACCGGCAACACGGCGCGGGAGGCTCAGCGCATCTCACTCGGACGACGCATTCGCTGTGTCCGACAGGGGTCTGATGGCGCATTGTgggtgctggaggatggTGCCGGTGGAAGACTTCTCAAGCTCACTCCCCGTTGA
- a CDS encoding hypothetical protein (EggNog:ENOG503PDN4; antiSMASH:Cluster_6) yields the protein MKNFGAVALTGAALLQVASAACCRSNNCLKAVVLANDDGIADCSANLVVTLTPSAVTLTETLTVIESAVETALFTETSTETASTETVLFAETTTITAATQTSVVLETTTVPVTTTVVESASAVTTTAFVYQQQMTARDVASSLPEYVTAVCADWEKYVKACSCVGIEPSTVTAAAATETVTVTAGDAITTTVATLSSTQTDIITVTETISATVTDIVSATELATVTDTVTASETTTVLTTSTPTSVVSLTCKPTGTVFLASVSPFWDGSTRWMNVVNSNIVAWQSFAGGRPSSTSFTAVWTTDSNGYLGLKYPTVNTETLEAYVSKSPTGPSVQVVVRTKSVVEAAVAAGTHERVKACINPVTNEVYMSGRGKMNILECGNGLYLSSGTTGSDIRSDCHLIKPKDS from the exons ATGAAGAACTTTGGGGCTGTTGCTCTGACTGGTGCTGCCCTGCTACAGGTAgcttctgctgcttgctgtCGCAGCAACAACTGTTTGAAAGCTGTTGTCTTGGCCAATGATGATGGAATTGCTGATTGTTCGGCCAATCTGGTCGTTACCTTGACACCCTCGGCTGT CACCTTGACCGAGACATTGACGGTGATCGAGAGCGCAGTCGAAACTGCTTTGTTCACTGAGACGTCAACCGAAACCGCATCGACCGAAACAGTCCTCTTCGCTGAGACGACCACAATCACGGCTGCCACACAGACGAGTGTCGTCCTCGAAACCACCACAGTTCCCGTTACTACCACCGTCGTCGAATCAGCCTCGGCCGTCACCACGACTGCGTTCGTCTATCAACAGCAGATGACGGCTCGCGATGTTGCGTCTTCTCTCCCCGAGTATGTCACGGCTGTGTGTGCCGACTGGGAGAAGTATGTCAAGGCCTGCAGTTGCGTCGGCATTGAACCCTCCACCGTCACGGCAGCCGCAGCGACCGAGACTGTCACCGTGACAGCTGGTGACGCCATCACCACGACTGTGGCCACGCTCTCTAGCACCCAGACCGACATCATCACTGTCACGGAGACTATCTCGGCCACTGTCACGGACATCGTCTCCGCCACAGAATTGGCAACCGTTACCGACACTGTCACTGCTTCCGAGACGACTACTGTCCTCACAACGTCGACCCCTACGAGCGTGGTATCGCTCACGTGCAAGCCAACGGGCACGGTATTCCTGGCCTCTGTTTCGCCATTTTGGGACGGATCGACCCGGTGGATGAACGtcgtcaacagcaacatcGTGGCCTGGCAGAGCTTTGCCGGCGGTCGTCCAAGTTCGACATCATTCACTGCCGTCTGGACCACTGATAGCAACGGTTACTTGGGACTCAAGTACCCCACCGTAAACACGGAGACCCTGGAGGCGTATGTCAGCAAGAGCCCTACCGGCCCCTCGGTGCAAGTGGTGGTCAGGACAAAGTCTGTTGTTGAGGCTGCTGTCGCGGCCGGCACACACGAGAGAGTGAAGGCGTGCATTAACCCCGTCACCAACGAAGTGTACATGTCAGGGCGGGGGAAGATGAACATTCTGGAGTGTGGCAATGGTCTGTATCTGTCCAGTGGCACCACGGGCTCAGACATTCGGTCAGACTGCCACTTGATCAAGCCCAAGGATAGTTAA
- the HFM1 gene encoding ATP-dependent DNA helicase MER3 (EggNog:ENOG503NUTV; COG:A; SMCOG1122:ATP-dependent RNA helicase; antiSMASH:Cluster_6), whose product MSRPWRPNRPHVAKRNRVVPVPDDSVRFRDASRDNRHSHNHRCASEMDPRTPDQFRYLNQPTQFDDRLGDAYAIEQDPEYQQIIAGLSRHTAPHMTERHVSPPYQNANTPGPFQSQHHPAHNVSQPRHHLSQRQPLASYSVSPVLEPSARSWSHANYSPPPGSTTHTQPYHTSFATTTATQPDITHLQPLPTPSTTREHVPSQRQGTTPVVRGIRLVNLREALPDKFRALFPFEFFNAVQSKCFEAVYKTNNNVVVSAPTGSGKTAILELAICKLALDRGHENFKIVYQAPTKALCAEKARDWEKKFGHMKLKCAELTGDTSQAEMRRVGDASIIVTTPEKWDSITRKWQDHRRLLQLVELFLIDEVHILKDVRGATLEAVVSRMKTIGTNVRFIALSATVPNSDDIAQWLGRDHTNQHLPALRETFGEEFRPVKLQKFVYGYECNGNEFILDKLLDSKLPNLIARHSQQKPILVFCFTRKSCESTASLLAEYAAARPNAKLWPAPKGRIPVISRELQEIVKLGVAFHHAGLDVQDRGAVEQSFLKGELGVICCTSTLAVGINLPCHTVVLKGTMSYADDKLQECSDLEVMQMLGRAGRPQFDDSATAIILTKAGNKARYEKMVSGQEILESTLHLNLIEHLNSEIGLGTIHDLASAKKWLSGTFLSVRLRRNPSFYHLTGSNCNPSQIDAKLEEICERDIKQLQEAQCVTDNETFKSTYYGRAMSKYMVEFSTMKMLLQIPKAVKMGPLLTILSQASEFKEFRFKPAERPLFREMNQSPLIVYPIKEAVTQTWHKISLMVQAHLGSVQYPDSADAAKARRQLVLERKIVFERLSRLVHAVIDCKGNDYDAIGMKNALELARALAAESWEGRVTQLTQVPSIGPVGMRKLASKGIRTVLELADMDSVDIERLMARQTPFGMTIKSSLEKFPRLSFDLELVSHKSQPRPTGATVGVEVRANLRYLNRLGPPYWKKKTPDINFLAETTSGTLSFFWRGSMRKLEVSKETGYELKFWVGLQNVDDDIVCHFTCEEIVGTMISKTLKHNIPASAFPKQAAFSTVPSSWAPPATAKFTQPRTIDGSNDADQMDELDDGGIDDSDFILAAEQAAARLALRPQSSFTTPSIQAPRLMMEGQKDAQADQYPGIHELVEMAQEEASSQPESDTSPPVQLPSGKWQCNHNCAGGTLTKTGKPCTHRCCKEGLDKPRKRAPPKPKVKRTAEEAWDGSKNSPQAAGDRKRPKIESVSRPGATQQAPGVRPPVRSAAVDWNAYGFTEEDLECIDLSSYTDDEGDSATTKAEQNVITKSKPKRANEVRTAAQPPHHSETDDEADLPSLDELCAANTSVIRKTPGAAWPRFQMPFTDPTAFRPGASDVVLFEGIAKKFEISNTSKDLNSDEGDTPYPSSSPMFVYQESPASSNMSTNETMAVTREKQMKEEVRSGRTSWPDGLPEWVKVDSNREIVDFFGPCVTYV is encoded by the exons ATGTCGCGGCCATGGAGGCCCAACCGACCCCATGTTGCGAAACGCAATCGTGTCGTGCCAGTACCTGACGACAGTGTACGTTTCCGGGACGCTTCCCGAGACAACCGTCACTCACACAACCACCGCTGCGCCTCGGAGATGGATCCCCGGACCCCGGACCAGTTCCGCTACTTGAACCAGCCGACGCAATTTGATGATCGACTGGGAGACGCCTACG CCATTGAACAAGACCCCGAATACCAACAAATCATTGCCGGTTTATCGAGACACACCGCCCCACACATGACAGAGAGACATGTTAGTCCTCCATACCAAAACGCAAACACTCCTGGCCCCTTTCAAtcgcaacaccacccagccCACAACGTCTCGCAGCCTCGCCACCACCTATCGCAACGACAACCATTGGCTTCATATTCAG TCTCTCCCGTCCTCGAGCCTTCCGCCCGCAGTTGGTCGCATGCGAACTACAGCCCCCCCCCAGGGTCAACTACCCACACGCAACCGTATCACACGTCGTTTGCAACTACAACAGCTACCCAACCGGACATTAcacaccttcaaccccttccaacTCCCAGTACCACGCGAGAGCACGTTCCCTCTCAACGGCAGGGTACTACGCCTGTTGTTCGCGGTATACGCCTCGTCAACTTACGAGAGGCCCTGCCAGACAAGTTCCGCGCCCTGTTCCCCTTTGAATTTTTCAATGCAGTACAGTCCAAGTGCTTCGAGGCAGTGTacaagaccaacaacaatgTGGTGGTCTCGGCACCCACCGGTAGTGGAAAGACTGCCATCCTCGAGTTGGCAATTTGCAAACTTGCTCTCGATCGCGGCCACGAAAACTTCAAGATTGTGTACCAAGCACCCACCAAGGCCTTGTGTGCCGAAAAGGCTCGCGATTGGGAAAAGAAGTTTGGCCACATGAAGCTCAAGTGCGCTGAGCTCACCGGGGACACTTCCCAGGCCGAGATGCGGCGCGTTGGCGATGCTTCGATCATTGTTACCACCCCAGAGAAGTGGGATTCGATTACACGAAAATGGCAAGACCATCGCAGGCTTCTGCAGCTGGTCGAGCTATTCCTCATCGACGAGGTTCATATTCTCAAGGATGTCCGCGGCGCCACGTTGGAAGCAGTCGTTTCCCGCATGAAGACCATTGGAACCAATGTTCGATTTATCGCTTTGAGCGCCACCGTTCCCAACTCGGATGATATTGCCCAATGGCTTGGCCGGGACCATACCAACCAGCACCTGCCGGCACTGCGAGAGACATTTGGTGAAGAGTTCAGGCCTGTCAAACTGCAAAAGTTCGTTTATGGATACGAGTGCAACGGCAACGAGTTCATCCTTGATAAGCTGCTTGACTCCAAACTCCCCAACCTGATTGCCAGGCATTCTCAACAGAAGCCCATACTGGTGTTTTGCTTCACACGGAAATCCTGCGAGTCAACGGCCAGTCTGCTGGCCGAATATGCTGCTGCCAGGCCAAATGCGAAGCTGTGGCCTGCCCCCAAAGGCCGGATCCCCGTCATCAGCCGAGAGCTGCAGGAGATTGTCAAATTGGGTGTAGCATTCCACCATGCTGGTCTCGACGTTCAAGATCGAGGTGCTGTTGAGCAGTCATTTCTCAAGGGAGAACTAGGTGTCATATGTTGCACGTCGACATTGGCCGTTGGCATTAACCTGCCATGCCACACGGTTGTGTTGAAAGGAACAATGAGCTACGCGGATGACAAGCTTCAGGAGTGTTCTGATCTCGAAGTGATGCAAATGCTAGGTCGAGCGGGACGCCCCCAATTTGATGACAGCGCCACTGCCATCATCCTGACCAAGGCCGGCAACAAGGCACGGTACGAAAAGATGGTGTCCGGACAAGAAATCCTCGAGAGCACGCTTCATCTCAATCTGATCGAACACCTCAACTCCGAGATAGGTCTGGGCACCATCCACGATCTCGCGTCTGCAAAGAAGTGGCTTAGCGGCACGTTCTTGAGCGTCCGGCTTCGACGCAACCCAAGCTTTTACCACTTGACTGGCAGTAATTGCAATCCCAGCCAGATCGACGCCAAGCTGGAAGAGATATGCGAGCGCGACATCAAGCAACTGCAAGAGGCCCAGTGTGTTACCGACAACGAGACATTCAAATCAACCTACTACGGCCGCGCCATGTCCAAGTATATGGTTGAGTTTTCCACAATGAAGATGCTGTTGCAGATTCCCAAGGCTGTCAAGATGGGCCCACTG CTCACCATCCTTTCACAAGCCAGCGAGTTCAAAGAGTTTCGTTTCAAGCCCGCCGAGAGGCCTTTGTTTCGCGAGATGAACCAGTCCCCCCTCATCGTTTATCCAATCAAGGAAGCGGTCACGCAAACATGGCACAAGATCTCCTTGATGGTTCAGGCCCATTTGGGAAGCGTTCAATACCCCGACTCGGCCGATGCAGCCAAGGCTCGACGTCAACTGGTCTTGGAGCGCAAAATCGTGTTTGAGCGACTCAGCCGCCTTGTCCACGCCGTGATTGACTGCAAAGGAAACGACTATGATGCGATTGGCATGAAGAATGCCCTCGAGCTTGCGAGAGCCCTCGCTGCAGAGTCATGGGAAGGTCGGGTGACACAACTGACCCAGGTACCCAGCATTGGGCCCGTTGGGATGCGTAAGCTTGCCAGCAAAGGCATCCGGACAGTGTTGGAACTCGCCGACATGGACAGCGTCGACATTGAGAGATTGATGGCTCGGCAGACCCCCTTCGGAATGACTATCAAGAGCTCTCTTGAAAAGTTTCCCCGGTTGAGCTTCGATCTGGAGCTAGTCAGCCACAAGTCTCAACCTAGGCCAACAGGCGCCACCGTTGGGGTGGAAGTTAGGGCTAACCTACGGTATTTGAATCGACTCGGTCCACCGTattggaagaagaagacaccTGACATCAACTTCCTGGCCGAAACTACCAGCGGGACTCTTTCGTTCTTTTGGCGAGGCAGCatgaggaagctggaggtcAGCAAAGAGACAGGGTACGAATTGAAGTTCTGGGTTGGTCTCCAAAATGTTGATGACGACATTGTGTGTCACTTTACTTGCGAGGAGATTGTTGGGACGATGATATCCAAGACACTGAAACACAACATTCCTGCCTCAGCATTTCCCAAGCAAGCCGCTTTCTCCACCGTGCCCTCGAGCTGGGCTCCGCCAGCGACAGCCAAGTTCACTCAACCACGGACGATTGATGGCAGCAATGATGCTGATCAGATGGACGAGCTGGACGATGGTGGTATTGACGACTCTGACTTCATTCTCGCCGCTGAGCAGGCGGCTGCTCGGTTAGCACTGCGCCCACAGTCATCATTCACCACGCCATCTATCCAAGCACCCAGGCTTATGATGGAGGGCCAAAAAGACGCTCAGGCGGATCAGTATCCAGGAATCCATGAGTTGGTTGAGATGGCACAGGAAGAGGCTTCCTCTCAACCTGAGTCCGATACATCCCCCCCAGTCCAGCTTCCAAGCGGAAAGTGGCAGTGTAATCATAACTGTGCGGGTGGGACTCTTACAAAGACGGGCAAGCCATGCACTCACAGATGTTGCAAAGAGGGACTTGACAAGCCACGGAAGCGGGCACCGCCCAAACCAAAGGTCAAGCGcacggccgaggaggcctGGGATGGTTCTAAGAATTCCCCTCAAGCTGCGGGCGATAGGAAGCGGCCCAAGATTGAGTCGGTATCACGGCCCGGTGCCACTCAACAGGCACCAGGCGTCCGCCCGCCTGTTCGGTCTGCCGCAGTAGACTGGAATGCGTACGGGTTCACAGAGGAGGATCTGGAGTGTATCGATCTTTCATCCTATACCGATGATGAAGGCGATTCCGCTACCACCAAGGCAGAGCAGAATGTAATAACAAAGTCCAAGCCCAAACGAGCAAATGAAGTCCGTACAGCcgcacaacctcctcaccattcAGAGACGGACGATGAGGCCGACTTGCCCAGTCTGGACGAGCTTTGTGCAGCGAACACGTCAGTCATACGGAAAACGCCCGGTGCGGCCTGGCCGCGATTTCAAATGCCTTTTACAGATCCAACGGCCTTCAGACCTGGCGCCTCTGACGTGGTGTTGTTTGAAGGCATTGCCAAAAAGTTTGAAATTTCAAACACCTCCAAGGACTTGAACTCTGATGAGGGTGATACACCCTACCCTAGCAGTTCGCCAATGTTTGTGTACCAAGAATCGCCAGCAAGCTCGAATATGTCGACGAACGAAACTATGGCGGTCACTCGCGAAAAgcagatgaaggaggaggttcgGTCTGGCAGGACCTCGTGGCCGGACGGCTTGCCCGAGTGGGTGAAGGTCGACTCCAATAGGGAGATTGTGGATTTCTTTGGGCCGTGTGTAACATATGTATGA
- a CDS encoding hypothetical protein (antiSMASH:Cluster_6; COG:S; EggNog:ENOG503PDKN), with protein MKASVVTLITLLSFSTATPHKRRDGKCGGPPDPIKTCTKTLEALKWTVDDFDFHASYVFTNPAHQNSWGYVNFNVSNDVVPYTASCSASSSQLSDFFYGTVEYACTLAGTGVPAGAKVGFKFSRPAGTLEISETIDCSDKLFSVSGATTLTLSCTDVTTENPSWTPGQIYSAREIKCAPVDVTIGAGSVTALKRLSARVYL; from the exons ATGAAAGCCTCCGTCGTCACCCTTATAACGCTCctgagcttctcgaccgcCACCCCACACAAACGAAGAGATGGCAAATGCGGGGGGCCTCCAGATCCAATCAAAACGTGCACAAAGACGCTCGAGGCCTTGAAATGGACAGTCGACGACTTCGACTTCCATGCCTCTTAcgtcttcaccaacccggCTCACCAGAACTCGTGGGGTTATGTCAACTTTAACGTTTCCAACGATGTCGTGCCCTACACCGCTTCGTGCAGTGCCTCTAGCAGCCAGCTGTCCGACTTCTTCTATGGGACCGTCGAGTATGCGTGCACACTGGCGGGAACTGGTGTGCCGGCTGGGGCGAAGGTTGGATTCAAATTTAGCAGACCTGCTGGCACGTTGGAGATCAGTGAGACTATTGACTGCAGTGACAA GCTGTTTTCTGTGAGCGGAGCGACCACCTTAACCCTGTCATGCACCGACGTGACAACGGAGAATCCTAGCTGGACGCCTGGACAAATATACAGCGCTCGCGAGATCAAATGCGCGCCAGTTGATGTTACGATTGGAGCGGGGAGTGTGACGGCACTGAAAAGACTGTCGGCGCGCGTGTATCTATGA
- a CDS encoding hypothetical protein (COG:O; EggNog:ENOG503P50B; antiSMASH:Cluster_6): MFKFTTCLTTTARQAARRRFSTTPARLQILPVKVTGTGTGTLQKVSVPGKPYTFTADTYPVLGGADSAPSPVVYSLASLSACNQVTGSVVASNHGIKLGKWDTDVEGDKFDKFVSEVERRCPITQLFKLSGVKYESEWVNEKL; this comes from the exons ATGTTCAAGTTCACTACCTGCCTCACCACAACCGCACGCCAAGCCGCCCGGCGCCGAttctcaaccacccccgcccGCCTCCAGATACTCCCTGTAAAAgtcaccggcaccggcactgGTACCCTTCAAAAAGTTTCCGTTCCAGGGAAGCCATACACCTTCACGGCGGACACCTATCCTGTTCTCGGCGGCGCTGACTCGGCCCCCTCACCGGTTGTCTATTCCCTTGCCAGTCTGAGCGCATGCAACCAAGTCACTGGCTCTGTTGTCGCGAGTAATCATGGGATCAAGCTTGGAAAGTGGGAC AcggatgtggagggggaCAAGTTTGACAAGTTTGTTTctgaggtggagaggagatgCCCGATTACACAGTTGTTCAAGTTGAGTGGTGTCAAGTATGAGAGCGAGTGGGTTAATGAGAAGCTGTGA
- a CDS encoding hypothetical protein (antiSMASH:Cluster_6), producing MFFPAMVGVETIVDGIQVFDPGSKNKARHHPHVSLRTFPSLCDIFWYVNVIKREASRHLNFNTSL from the exons ATGTTTTTTCCCGCAATGGTAGGCGTGGAGACAATCGTTGATGGCATCCAAGTATTTGACCCTGGTAGCAAGAACAAAGCGAGGCATCACCCCCATGTTTCCTTGCGAACCTTCCCAAGCTTGTGTGATATCTTCTGGTACGTGAACGTGATTAAAAG AGAGGCTAGTAGACATCTGAACTTCAACACCTCGCTGTAA
- a CDS encoding hypothetical protein (EggNog:ENOG50; COG:S; antiSMASH:Cluster_6), with protein sequence MADARGIEIGLVGDQEKGRASWRFSFFQNSFVRRNGIWQFLNVTIAPLVVANYSDGWGHGGVMPASTVDPVLLDYTTRGTNKPIAQTTTADSLEELSRRLSRSYGYEGAESISNAYGFYIDFIDGAACSLMAAIHHPYANKESPFAGFYHTRQRVLEACTQAYGTSARPTRSAISFHWRPQPVIHVSQDGRSASLRARLLQPATDKTAGTIRGGMYHDQMVLDENGSWKLWSLTIDEFYWTMNSWKEGWGGVEVRDKDAPDQPPPRDLVRQYPPDLWLNEMEGEREVGFMGGRERYVSWPEIQRMWFGYRNPVSGGVPENGSYWPGCVPCYQHKPEWGMTKHGWQEPPTGPTLVRAMFAPGNGSSDDGTFISVSVTPGPGEVVEGVVRLVGEQVELEYVLTDKDEGRVTFELPRNLSGGFHLLEATFSGSNRLKPGRDMIDLTLPGGPGSRLGD encoded by the coding sequence atggcggaTGCGAGAGGGATCGAgattgggttggttggggacCAGGAGAAGGGCAGAGCATCGTGGCGGTTTAGCTTCTTCCAAAACTCATTTGTCAGGCGGAATGGGATCTGGCAGTTTCTCAATGTCACGATCGCACCGTTGGTTGTGGCGAATTACTCTGATGGTTGGGGGCACGGGGGAGTTATGCCAGCGAGTACTGTTGATCCAGTGTTGCTGGATTACACCACGAGGGGTACCAACAAGCCTATCGCTCAGACAACGACGGCAGACTCCCTCGAAGAGCTATCCCGTCGCCTTTCTAGGTCATATGGCTACGAAGGCGCAGAAtccatctccaacgcctATGGCTTCTATATCGACTTTATCGACGGTGCCGCCTGCTCGCTCATGGccgccatccaccacccataTGCCAACAAAGAGTCACCGTTTGCCGGTTTCTACCACACCCGTCAGAGAGTCCTGGAGGCATGCACACAAGCATACGGCACGTCCGCTCGTCCCACCCGATCTGCTATATCCTTTCACTGGAGGCCGCAGCCGGTGATTCACGTTTCCCAAGACGGGCGTTCAGCGAGTTTGAGAGCGAGGCTACTGCAACCAGCCACCGACAAGACTGCAGGGACGATCAGAGGGGGCATGTACCATGACCAAATGGTGCTAGATGAGAATGGGAGCTGGAAGCTGTGGAGTTTGACGATTGATGAGTTTTACTGGACAATGAATAGCTGGAAAGAAGGCTGGGGAGGTGTGGAGGTGAGAGACAAGGACGCGCCGgatcagcctcctcccagaGACTTGGTTAGGCAGTACCCGCCGGATCTCTGGCTGAATGAgatggaaggggaaagagaaGTTGGGTttatgggagggagggaaaggtATGTTTCTTGGCCAGAAATTCAGAGAATGTGGTTTGGGTATAGAAATCCAGTCAGTGGAGGGGTGCCGGAGAACGGATCGTACTGGCCCGGGTGTGTGCCTTGCTATCAACATAAACCGGAGTGGGGGATGACGAAACATGGATGGCAGGAGCCGCCTACTGGACCGACGTTGGTGAGGGCCATGTTTGCGCCAGGAAATGGGAGTTCGGATGATGGGACGTTTATATCGGTCTCGGTGACACCAGGAccgggagaggtggtggaaggtgTGGTGAGGTTAGTTGGAGAGCAAGTTGAGCTGGAGTATGTGTTGACGGACAAGGACGAGGGACGAGTGACGTTTGAGTTGCCCAGAAATCTGTCTGGGGGCTTTCACTTGTTGGAGGCCACGTTCTCGGGGAGCAACAGGTTGAAGCCGGGAAGAGACATGATCGATCTGACACTCCCAGGAGGACCGGGCTCGCGGTTGGGTGACTGA